The Catenuloplanes niger genome includes a window with the following:
- a CDS encoding acyl-CoA mutase large subunit family protein, whose translation MRDRSAESGFPIKPVYGESDLPPDLAGRLGVPGEYPYTRGVYPTMYTARPWTMRQYAGFGTASESNARYHALLAAGTTGLSVAFDLPTQMGYDSDEPIAHGEVGKVGVAIDSIDDMRRLFDGIPLDKVSTSMTINAPGSVLLLLYQLVAEENGIPGSMLNGTIQNDILKEYIARGTYIFPPKPSLRLVADTFAYCRTETPKWNTISISGYHMAEAGATPVQEVAFTLANGVDYVRAAIEAGLAVDDFAPRLSFFFVARTTLLEEVAKFRAARRIWAGLMRDEFGATDPKSLMLRFHTQTAGVQLTAQQPEVNLVRVAVQALGAVLGGTQSLHTNSYDEAIALPTEKAARLALRTQQVLAYETGLTATVDPFAGSYVVEAMTDEIERGARELIDRVAAFGSSVAAIEAGFQKREIEASAYRVAQEIDAGERVVVGVNRFAADVEEPYEPLRVDPSIEAAQAARLARLRADRDGDAVASALSTLRDAAAGTANVLYPMREALRARATVGEVCHALRDVWGVHRPSETF comes from the coding sequence ATGAGGGATCGTTCAGCGGAGTCGGGTTTTCCGATCAAGCCGGTCTACGGCGAGTCCGATCTCCCGCCGGACCTGGCCGGCCGGCTCGGCGTCCCGGGCGAATATCCGTACACCCGGGGCGTGTACCCGACGATGTACACGGCGCGTCCCTGGACCATGCGGCAGTACGCCGGCTTCGGCACCGCGAGCGAGTCCAACGCCCGCTACCACGCACTTCTCGCGGCCGGGACGACCGGCCTGTCCGTGGCGTTCGACCTGCCCACGCAGATGGGGTACGACTCCGACGAGCCGATCGCGCACGGCGAGGTGGGCAAGGTCGGCGTGGCGATCGACTCGATCGACGACATGCGGCGCCTCTTCGACGGCATTCCGCTGGACAAGGTCTCCACGTCCATGACGATCAACGCGCCCGGCTCCGTGCTGCTGCTGCTCTATCAGCTGGTGGCGGAGGAGAACGGGATTCCCGGTTCAATGTTGAACGGCACGATCCAGAACGACATTCTGAAGGAGTACATCGCCCGCGGCACCTACATCTTCCCGCCGAAACCGTCGTTGCGGCTGGTCGCGGACACGTTCGCGTACTGCCGCACGGAGACGCCGAAATGGAACACGATCTCCATCTCCGGCTATCACATGGCGGAGGCCGGCGCGACGCCTGTGCAGGAGGTCGCGTTCACCCTGGCCAACGGCGTGGATTACGTGCGCGCCGCGATCGAGGCGGGCCTGGCCGTCGACGACTTCGCGCCCCGGCTGTCGTTCTTCTTCGTGGCCCGCACCACGCTGCTGGAGGAGGTCGCCAAGTTCCGCGCCGCGCGCCGGATCTGGGCCGGCCTGATGCGCGACGAGTTCGGCGCGACCGACCCGAAGTCGCTGATGCTGCGCTTCCACACCCAGACCGCGGGCGTCCAGCTGACCGCGCAGCAGCCGGAGGTGAACCTGGTGCGGGTCGCGGTGCAGGCGCTCGGCGCGGTGCTGGGCGGCACCCAGTCGCTGCACACCAACTCCTACGACGAGGCGATCGCGCTGCCCACCGAGAAGGCGGCCCGGCTCGCGCTGCGCACCCAGCAGGTGCTCGCGTACGAGACCGGCCTGACCGCGACCGTGGACCCGTTCGCCGGCTCGTACGTGGTGGAGGCGATGACCGACGAGATCGAGCGCGGTGCCCGCGAGCTGATCGACCGGGTCGCCGCGTTCGGCTCCTCGGTCGCCGCGATCGAGGCCGGGTTCCAGAAGCGGGAGATCGAGGCGTCCGCCTACCGGGTCGCGCAGGAGATCGACGCCGGCGAGCGCGTGGTGGTCGGCGTGAACCGGTTCGCCGCCGACGTCGAGGAGCCGTACGAGCCGCTGCGGGTGGACCCGTCGATCGAGGCCGCGCAGGCCGCCCGCCTGGCGCGGCTGCGCGCCGACCGGGACGGTGACGCCGTGGCTTCCGCGCTGTCGACGCTGCGTGACGCCGCGGCCGGCACCGCGAACGTCCTCTACCCGATGCGGGAGGCACTGCGCGCGCGGGCCACCGTCGGTGAGGTGTGCCATGCGCTGCGCGACGTCTGGGGTGTCCATCGCCCGTCCGAGACGTTCTGA
- a CDS encoding AMP-binding protein, producing MRLTDADRRTVPAQAAGSAATGLSDADAVTLPHPGAALIDPIGGRELSGSALIAAVDAAADRYADLPAGPVLALTRTDIDSVVRYLGAVQARRPVALIDAGLPAETLGDLIDRYRPGVITGVADRTQDRLTPYDVRECAVLGPLWAGPGGAETHPDLALLLATSGSTGNPRLVRLSRHALFRNVASVVAALGIDATETTVTSLPLFYTYGLMVLNTHLAAGGTVLLDPRGLLDAGFWRTAADRRITSLATVPYQCEMLRRIGFDPQTVPTLRTLTQAGGRLRSDLVVDFSARMRTAGGELIVMYGQTEAGRMAVLPPGFLPDAAESAGAAIPGGAFLVDSPDVDGTGEIVYTGPNVMMGYADSAADLVRGDDLAGVLPTGDVGRVDERGLLFLSGRIKRFSKVFGVRLNLDDVERMLTGRGPVAAVSGDDRIVVYAEAADDDLRTVIRHDLVKRTGLHSTGFDIRAIDALPLLPNGKIDYQALSGLER from the coding sequence ATGAGGCTCACCGACGCGGACCGGCGGACCGTGCCGGCCCAGGCCGCCGGCTCGGCCGCGACCGGGCTGTCCGACGCGGACGCGGTCACGCTGCCGCACCCGGGCGCCGCGCTGATCGACCCGATCGGCGGGCGTGAGCTGAGCGGCTCCGCGCTGATCGCGGCCGTGGACGCGGCCGCCGACCGGTACGCGGACCTGCCCGCCGGCCCGGTCCTCGCGCTGACCCGCACGGACATCGACTCGGTCGTCCGCTACCTGGGCGCGGTGCAGGCCCGTCGGCCGGTCGCGCTGATCGACGCGGGACTGCCCGCGGAGACGCTCGGCGACCTGATCGACCGGTACCGGCCCGGCGTGATCACCGGCGTCGCGGACCGGACCCAGGATCGCCTCACCCCGTACGACGTGCGGGAATGTGCGGTTCTGGGCCCGCTGTGGGCGGGACCCGGCGGTGCCGAGACGCATCCGGACCTGGCGCTGCTGCTGGCCACGTCCGGCTCGACCGGCAACCCGCGCCTGGTGCGGCTGTCCCGGCACGCGCTGTTCCGGAACGTGGCCTCGGTGGTCGCGGCGCTCGGCATCGACGCGACCGAGACCACGGTCACCAGCCTGCCGCTGTTCTACACGTACGGGCTGATGGTCCTGAACACGCACCTGGCCGCCGGCGGGACCGTGCTGCTCGACCCGCGCGGGCTGCTCGACGCCGGGTTCTGGCGTACCGCGGCGGACCGGCGGATCACCTCGCTGGCCACGGTGCCGTACCAGTGCGAGATGCTGCGCCGGATCGGGTTCGACCCGCAGACCGTGCCCACGCTGCGCACGCTCACCCAGGCCGGCGGGCGGCTGCGCAGCGACCTGGTGGTCGACTTCAGCGCCCGCATGCGTACCGCCGGCGGCGAGCTGATCGTGATGTACGGCCAGACCGAGGCCGGCCGGATGGCCGTGCTCCCGCCGGGATTCCTGCCGGACGCAGCCGAGTCGGCCGGCGCCGCGATCCCCGGCGGCGCGTTCCTGGTCGACTCGCCGGACGTGGACGGCACCGGTGAGATCGTCTACACCGGGCCGAACGTGATGATGGGGTACGCGGACTCCGCCGCCGACCTGGTCCGCGGCGACGACCTGGCCGGCGTGCTGCCGACCGGCGACGTCGGCCGGGTGGACGAGCGCGGCCTGCTGTTCCTCAGCGGCCGGATCAAGCGGTTCAGCAAGGTCTTCGGCGTCCGGCTCAACCTGGACGACGTGGAGAGGATGCTGACCGGCCGCGGCCCGGTCGCGGCGGTCAGCGGTGACGACCGGATCGTCGTCTACGCCGAGGCGGCCGACGACGACCTGCGCACGGTCATCCGGCACGACCTGGTGAAGCGGACCGGCCTGCACTCCACCGGCTTCGACATCCGCGCGATCGACGCGCTCCCGCTGCTGCCCAACGGCAAGATCGACTATCAGGCGTTGAGCGGTCTGGAGCGGTAG
- a CDS encoding serine/threonine-protein kinase, which yields MTQIPTWNSPSVGPTGGRAVPGATIGGRYSLRTAVGHGGMGTVWRASDTLLRRDVAVKEVVLPPGLAPSDRDQMYERTLREARAAAALQHPAVVQVYDVVHEGGRPWIVMELLDARSLADMIIEDGPLAPRAVAKIGIALLGALEVAHAAGVLHRDVKPANVLIAADGRCVLTDFGVARMPTDVQLTTPGMVLGSPHFISPERAMGQDFGPPSDLFSLGVTLFTAVEGRPPFDKGDPIETMHSVVEDPPLQPVRAGSLANVLLGLLEKDPARRMDVTTARRLLRELLSGPLASNVPPHLATDPYAVVPAQRPRQNPNAPMSPAPPQAPPKPPPSGAIGGPAMLAPGESLTDRLRAIQSGEQSGGASPVSPAAYGGMPAGPPPMGAPWQPHNDTTAPIPPHVSYPSHPGMAPTGAMPSMSQSGGVYGGGGGGSSRGTGGGALDSAKRLGSQAVGTVRSWPRRTQAIAAAGTAAALILVVVLFNLGGGTEEPTPTPIAGNETTTSEPATPTIPVEQYANRGISVDVPAGWRVDDAEQRVYVDFTDPEDKGRRLRITVENGGDLDRFVTAAENFLADNPTSCPKPYTQVQRNPAEMSGVEAIELEYTCGQGDAGRHGIRRFVASGGKVYSFFLTTTEARFQESKPIYDQTVQTFTLTAS from the coding sequence GTGACACAGATTCCGACGTGGAACAGCCCTTCTGTGGGCCCGACCGGAGGCCGCGCCGTCCCCGGCGCGACGATCGGCGGCAGGTACAGCCTGCGCACCGCGGTGGGCCACGGCGGCATGGGCACCGTGTGGCGGGCGTCCGACACGCTGCTGCGCCGCGACGTCGCGGTCAAGGAGGTCGTCCTGCCCCCGGGGCTCGCCCCCAGCGACCGGGACCAGATGTACGAGCGGACGCTGCGCGAGGCCCGCGCCGCCGCCGCGCTCCAGCACCCCGCGGTCGTCCAGGTCTACGACGTCGTGCACGAGGGCGGCCGCCCGTGGATCGTGATGGAGCTGCTGGACGCGCGCTCGCTGGCCGACATGATCATCGAGGACGGGCCGCTGGCGCCGCGCGCGGTCGCCAAGATCGGCATCGCGCTGCTCGGCGCGCTCGAGGTCGCGCACGCGGCCGGCGTGCTGCACCGCGACGTCAAGCCGGCGAACGTGTTGATCGCCGCGGACGGCCGGTGCGTGCTCACCGACTTCGGCGTCGCCCGCATGCCCACCGACGTGCAGCTGACCACGCCCGGCATGGTGCTCGGCTCGCCGCACTTCATCTCGCCGGAGCGGGCGATGGGTCAGGACTTCGGCCCGCCCAGCGACCTGTTCTCGCTCGGTGTGACGCTCTTCACGGCCGTCGAGGGCCGGCCGCCGTTCGACAAGGGCGACCCGATCGAGACCATGCACTCGGTGGTCGAGGACCCGCCGCTGCAGCCGGTCCGCGCCGGCTCCCTGGCGAACGTGCTGCTCGGGCTGCTGGAGAAGGACCCGGCCCGGCGGATGGACGTCACCACCGCCCGCCGGCTGCTGCGCGAGCTGCTGTCCGGCCCGCTGGCCAGCAACGTGCCGCCGCACCTGGCCACCGACCCGTACGCGGTGGTGCCCGCCCAGCGCCCCCGGCAGAACCCGAACGCGCCGATGTCGCCCGCACCGCCGCAGGCCCCGCCGAAGCCGCCGCCGAGCGGTGCGATCGGCGGCCCGGCCATGCTGGCGCCGGGTGAGTCGCTGACCGACCGGCTCCGCGCGATCCAGTCCGGCGAGCAGTCCGGCGGCGCGTCCCCGGTCTCCCCGGCGGCGTACGGCGGCATGCCCGCCGGCCCGCCGCCGATGGGCGCGCCGTGGCAGCCGCACAACGACACCACCGCGCCGATCCCGCCGCACGTCAGCTACCCCAGCCACCCGGGCATGGCGCCCACCGGCGCGATGCCGTCGATGTCGCAGAGCGGCGGCGTGTACGGCGGCGGTGGCGGCGGATCGTCCCGCGGGACCGGCGGCGGCGCGCTGGACTCCGCGAAGCGGCTCGGCTCCCAGGCGGTCGGCACGGTCAGGTCCTGGCCCCGCCGCACCCAGGCGATCGCCGCGGCCGGCACCGCGGCCGCGCTGATCCTGGTCGTCGTGCTGTTCAACCTGGGCGGCGGCACCGAGGAGCCGACGCCCACCCCGATCGCGGGCAACGAGACCACCACGTCCGAGCCGGCCACCCCCACGATCCCCGTCGAGCAGTACGCGAACCGCGGCATCTCGGTCGACGTCCCGGCCGGGTGGCGGGTCGACGACGCGGAGCAGCGGGTCTACGTCGACTTCACCGACCCGGAGGACAAGGGCCGGCGGCTGCGCATCACGGTGGAGAACGGCGGCGACCTGGACAGGTTCGTCACCGCGGCCGAGAACTTCCTGGCGGACAACCCCACGTCCTGCCCGAAGCCGTACACGCAGGTGCAGCGCAACCCGGCGGAGATGTCCGGCGTCGAGGCGATCGAGCTGGAGTACACCTGCGGCCAGGGCGACGCCGGCCGGCACGGCATCCGGCGCTTCGTCGCGTCCGGCGGCAAGGTCTACTCGTTCTTCCTGACCACCACGGAGGCCCGGTTCCAGGAGAGCAAGCCGATCTACGACCAGACGGTGCAGACCTTCACGCTCACCGCGTCGTAG
- a CDS encoding SDR family NAD(P)-dependent oxidoreductase — protein MTSRVALVTGASRGIGRAVATRLAADGHTLCLHASRAENVAGVLPGALAVGGDVADADAMRAVAREIFTAHRRLDALVINAGTHDAAMLGAMPAAAVDRLFAVNAAGAAHTLQASISLLRRGDRPAVVLVSSVMGTTGAAGQAVYGATKAAVAGLARAAAKELGPLGIRVNAVAPGYVDTDMLASLSETARKERVAATALGRLGTPDDVAAAVAFLLGPDAAFITGQVLGVDGGLTG, from the coding sequence CGCTGGTCACCGGCGCGTCCCGCGGCATCGGCCGGGCCGTCGCCACCCGCCTCGCCGCGGACGGCCACACGCTCTGCCTGCACGCCAGCAGGGCGGAGAACGTGGCCGGCGTCCTCCCGGGCGCGCTCGCGGTCGGCGGCGACGTCGCGGACGCGGACGCGATGCGGGCGGTGGCCCGGGAGATCTTCACCGCGCACCGCCGCCTGGACGCGCTGGTGATCAACGCGGGTACGCACGACGCCGCCATGCTCGGCGCGATGCCGGCCGCGGCCGTGGACCGGCTCTTCGCGGTGAACGCGGCCGGTGCCGCGCACACGCTGCAGGCCTCGATCAGCCTGCTGCGCCGCGGCGACCGGCCGGCCGTCGTGCTGGTCTCCTCCGTCATGGGTACGACCGGAGCCGCCGGCCAGGCCGTCTACGGCGCGACCAAGGCCGCGGTCGCCGGGCTGGCCCGCGCCGCCGCCAAGGAGCTCGGGCCGCTCGGCATCCGGGTCAACGCGGTCGCGCCCGGCTACGTCGACACGGACATGCTCGCCTCGCTCTCCGAGACGGCGCGCAAGGAGCGGGTCGCCGCCACCGCGCTCGGCCGGCTCGGCACCCCGGACGACGTCGCCGCGGCCGTTGCGTTCCTGCTCGGCCCGGACGCCGCCTTCATCACCGGCCAGGTGCTGGGCGTGGACGGCGGGCTGACCGGATGA
- a CDS encoding phospho-sugar mutase: protein MSNSLIAQAEAWIADDPDPVTRNELRSVLDDPAELADRFAGPLTFGTAGLRGPLRAGPNGMNLAVVTGAAAGLVRWLAEQDATGPLVIGYDARHGSRAFAERTARVATGAGREALLLPRALPTPVLAFAVRRLGAAAGVMVTASHNPPRDNGYKVYLGNGLGGPLGDGAQIVPPADAGISAAIRAVGPLVDVPLGPPGTVLPEEIVTDYVTAAASLVSGSSDLTVAYTPMHGVGGPVLTAAFEAAGFATPLVVAAQAAPDPDFPTVAFPNPEEPGATDLLLALASSSGADLAIANDPDADRCAVAIPTATGWRMLRGDELGVLLADALIRRGTDGLFATTIVSSSMLRALCTARGRAYDETLTGFKWIVRASGGDLVFGYEEALGYCVAPALVRDKDGITAALLTASLALTLKREGRTLADRLDELAAEFGVHATDQLSVRVGDLSEIATMMTRLRAATPATLLGEPLTAAEDLLPDADVLILRTASARVVVRPSGTEPKLKAYLEVVEPVGDAPVPAARDRAATALATLRTEVAVALGVG, encoded by the coding sequence ATGAGCAACTCGTTGATCGCACAGGCCGAGGCGTGGATCGCGGACGACCCCGATCCGGTCACCCGGAACGAGCTGCGATCGGTTCTGGACGACCCGGCCGAGCTGGCCGACCGCTTCGCCGGGCCGCTCACGTTCGGCACCGCCGGGCTGCGCGGGCCGCTGCGTGCGGGGCCGAACGGCATGAACCTCGCGGTCGTCACCGGCGCCGCCGCCGGCCTGGTCCGCTGGCTCGCCGAGCAGGACGCGACCGGCCCGCTCGTCATCGGGTACGACGCGCGCCACGGCTCCCGGGCGTTCGCGGAACGCACCGCGCGGGTCGCCACCGGCGCCGGCCGGGAGGCGCTGCTGCTGCCCCGCGCGCTGCCCACGCCGGTGCTCGCGTTCGCGGTCCGGCGGCTCGGCGCGGCCGCCGGCGTGATGGTCACCGCCAGCCACAACCCGCCGCGGGACAACGGCTACAAGGTCTACCTGGGCAACGGGCTGGGCGGTCCGCTCGGCGACGGCGCCCAGATCGTGCCACCGGCGGACGCGGGCATCTCGGCCGCGATCCGGGCCGTCGGCCCGCTGGTGGACGTGCCGCTGGGTCCCCCCGGCACGGTGCTGCCCGAGGAGATCGTGACGGACTACGTGACCGCCGCGGCATCGTTGGTGTCCGGCTCGTCCGATCTGACGGTCGCGTACACCCCGATGCACGGCGTCGGCGGCCCGGTGCTGACCGCCGCGTTCGAGGCCGCCGGCTTCGCCACGCCGCTGGTGGTCGCCGCGCAGGCCGCGCCGGACCCGGACTTCCCGACCGTGGCGTTCCCGAACCCGGAGGAACCGGGCGCCACCGACCTGCTGCTGGCGCTGGCCTCGTCGTCCGGGGCGGACCTGGCGATCGCGAACGACCCGGACGCGGACCGGTGCGCGGTCGCGATCCCCACGGCCACCGGCTGGCGCATGCTGCGCGGCGACGAACTGGGCGTGCTGCTCGCGGACGCGCTGATCCGGCGCGGCACCGACGGCCTGTTCGCCACCACGATCGTCTCGTCGTCGATGCTGCGCGCGCTGTGCACGGCCCGGGGCCGCGCCTACGACGAGACGCTGACCGGCTTCAAGTGGATCGTCCGCGCCTCCGGCGGCGATCTGGTCTTCGGGTACGAGGAGGCGCTCGGCTACTGCGTGGCGCCCGCGCTGGTCCGCGACAAGGACGGCATCACGGCCGCGCTGCTGACCGCCTCGCTGGCGCTCACCCTGAAGCGGGAGGGCCGCACGCTCGCCGACCGCCTGGACGAGCTGGCCGCGGAGTTCGGCGTGCACGCCACCGACCAGCTCTCGGTCCGCGTCGGCGACCTGTCCGAGATCGCCACGATGATGACGAGGCTGCGCGCCGCCACCCCGGCCACGCTGCTCGGCGAGCCGCTCACCGCCGCCGAGGACCTCCTCCCCGACGCCGACGTGCTGATCCTCCGCACCGCCTCGGCCCGGGTCGTGGTCCGCCCGTCCGGCACCGAGCCCAAACTCAAGGCCTACCTCGAGGTCGTCGAGCCGGTCGGCGACGCACCGGTCCCGGCCGCCCGCGACCGCGCCGCCACCGCCCTGGCCACGCTGCGCACCGAGGTGGCGGTGGCCCTCGGTGTCGGCTGA
- a CDS encoding CAP domain-containing protein translates to MTGVSNADREAEFLRNLIRSAALTAVTAALVIGGTATTATAAVTPATTLESQVVAATNTARTKAGCKKLTTSPALTKAARGHSSDQAKHRYFSHTGRNGSTFTARVKAAGYAPAVGENIAWGYADTTGVMTGWMNSPGHRKNILNCKATKIGVGVARDTNGTIYWTQEFGG, encoded by the coding sequence TTGACCGGCGTAAGCAACGCCGACCGAGAGGCCGAATTCTTGCGCAACCTGATCCGCTCCGCCGCCCTGACCGCCGTCACCGCCGCCCTCGTGATCGGTGGCACCGCCACCACCGCGACCGCCGCCGTGACCCCGGCCACCACGCTGGAGTCCCAGGTCGTCGCCGCCACCAACACCGCACGCACCAAGGCCGGCTGCAAGAAACTCACCACCTCCCCCGCACTGACCAAAGCCGCCCGCGGCCACTCCTCCGACCAGGCCAAGCACCGCTACTTCTCCCACACCGGCCGCAACGGCTCCACCTTCACCGCCCGCGTCAAGGCCGCCGGCTACGCCCCCGCCGTCGGCGAGAACATCGCCTGGGGCTACGCCGACACCACCGGCGTCATGACCGGCTGGATGAACAGCCCCGGCCACCGCAAGAACATCCTCAACTGCAAAGCCACCAAGATCGGCGTCGGCGTCGCCCGCGACACCAACGGCACCATCTACTGGACCCAGGAATTCGGCGGCTGA